The Rhizobium leguminosarum genome includes a region encoding these proteins:
- a CDS encoding L,D-transpeptidase family protein, with product MSSMKTALPMSLLALAFSVGGAVARELRPEEINTASIASIGTEKSGPGDPDPAIVRLQVLLDRAGSSPGVIDGLSGENVDKAVAGFEAMNNLPVDGRLDPEVASRLEGNAPIVESYVVSAEDAAGLVDKIPEDYGEKAKMQSLGYTSVAEKLSERFHMGIDLVHALNPASQFAPGDTVWVVNPGPPREGRVKRIEADRKTGQVLAYAADGSLLAVYPATIGSEDNPAPSGKHKVKGVARMPVYRYDPKRNFKQGKNDKVLTIPKGPNGPVGTVWIDLTEPTYGIHGTPEPKLIDKVGSHGCVRLTNWDAEELAAMVKPGVVVDFVNRSSATPK from the coding sequence TTGTCGTCCATGAAAACAGCCCTGCCGATGTCGCTGCTCGCTCTGGCCTTCTCCGTTGGCGGTGCTGTCGCGCGCGAACTCCGACCCGAAGAAATCAATACCGCGTCGATTGCGTCCATCGGGACTGAGAAATCTGGGCCGGGAGATCCAGACCCGGCGATCGTCCGTCTTCAGGTTCTGCTCGACCGTGCAGGCTCGTCTCCCGGCGTGATCGACGGCCTCTCGGGCGAAAACGTCGACAAGGCCGTGGCCGGCTTCGAGGCGATGAACAACCTGCCTGTCGATGGGAGGCTCGATCCAGAGGTCGCCTCCCGCCTGGAAGGCAATGCCCCGATCGTTGAGAGCTATGTCGTCTCGGCAGAGGATGCCGCGGGTCTCGTTGACAAGATCCCTGAAGACTATGGCGAGAAGGCAAAGATGCAAAGCTTGGGATATACGAGCGTTGCCGAGAAACTGTCCGAGCGGTTCCACATGGGTATCGATCTCGTGCATGCGCTCAACCCGGCTTCGCAGTTTGCTCCTGGCGACACGGTGTGGGTGGTGAACCCGGGTCCTCCAAGGGAAGGGAGGGTCAAGAGGATCGAGGCTGACAGGAAGACCGGGCAGGTGCTCGCCTATGCTGCGGATGGATCGCTGCTTGCAGTCTATCCCGCAACGATCGGAAGCGAAGACAATCCGGCGCCGTCAGGCAAGCACAAGGTTAAGGGCGTCGCACGGATGCCGGTCTACAGATATGACCCGAAGCGCAACTTCAAGCAGGGAAAGAACGACAAGGTCCTGACGATCCCGAAGGGGCCGAACGGTCCTGTTGGTACGGTCTGGATCGACCTGACTGAGCCCACCTATGGGATACATGGGACACCGGAGCCGAAGCTCATCGACAAGGTGGGATCGCATGGCTGCGTGCGGCTGACGAACTGGGATGCCGAAGAGTTGGCGGCTATGGTCAAGCCAGGGGTCGTGGTGGACTTCGTCAATCGAAGTTCAGCCACGCCGAAATGA
- a CDS encoding S8 family peptidase, with protein MAKSTRGRVNAQGDGTSGLGMVVRFTPKARSEGVQQLEKGGFRVASSKDFRSAVAVPNDFDGADVQYFERFGIAIVRRDGERLKPMLQNAMQRKVISAARPERSYRALGGPQTMRLDLAQVGGVATSLDRDYLLGYRDAVNELVDRLLGKKGAEGLVARAAFDETSNTWGLQAIRAIEGDLSGAGIKVAVLDTGFDETHQDFVGRSVTKKLFATRSSEGDVHGHGTHCIGTACGPLRPTSGPRYGIAHEAEIYAGKVLGDDGFGTDRSVIAGMEWALDEGCHVISMSLGAATQFGDAPSDDYEQIGQVCLDAGTLVVAAAGNESSRPQQIAPVGSPANASTILGVGAVDRPFVPASFSCGGLNPGQEVDIAAPGVDIFSSLPDDKYDRWDGTSMATPHVAGVAALIAQSDPKFRGWALWARLIQLTKPLSSPARDVGKGLLQARGSGEV; from the coding sequence ATGGCGAAATCAACGCGAGGCAGGGTCAACGCACAAGGCGACGGCACATCGGGTCTTGGCATGGTGGTGCGATTTACACCCAAAGCAAGGAGCGAGGGTGTACAGCAACTCGAAAAAGGCGGCTTCCGTGTCGCATCGTCCAAAGATTTTCGCAGCGCCGTGGCGGTGCCAAATGATTTCGATGGCGCTGATGTTCAGTACTTCGAACGTTTCGGAATCGCAATTGTGCGCCGTGACGGCGAGAGACTGAAGCCCATGTTGCAAAATGCCATGCAGCGGAAGGTCATCAGCGCGGCTCGGCCAGAGCGATCCTATCGTGCTCTCGGCGGCCCGCAGACGATGCGGCTAGACCTCGCACAGGTGGGCGGCGTTGCAACCTCTTTGGACCGTGACTACCTGCTCGGCTATCGTGACGCTGTGAACGAACTGGTCGATCGCTTATTGGGCAAAAAGGGCGCGGAGGGGCTTGTGGCCCGGGCCGCCTTTGACGAGACCAGCAACACTTGGGGACTGCAGGCTATCAGGGCTATCGAAGGTGACCTGAGCGGGGCCGGCATCAAGGTAGCAGTACTGGATACCGGATTTGACGAAACTCATCAGGATTTTGTCGGCCGCTCCGTCACCAAGAAGCTCTTTGCAACACGTAGTTCCGAAGGCGATGTTCACGGTCACGGAACGCATTGCATCGGCACGGCATGCGGTCCATTGCGACCGACCAGCGGCCCACGCTACGGCATCGCCCATGAGGCGGAAATCTACGCTGGAAAGGTGCTGGGCGACGACGGCTTCGGCACCGACCGGTCGGTCATTGCCGGCATGGAATGGGCGCTGGATGAAGGTTGCCATGTTATTTCGATGTCGCTAGGCGCTGCAACGCAATTTGGAGATGCGCCGAGTGACGACTACGAGCAAATTGGGCAGGTATGTTTAGACGCGGGAACTTTAGTTGTTGCCGCCGCTGGGAACGAGAGTTCTCGTCCTCAACAGATTGCGCCAGTTGGTTCTCCGGCGAATGCGTCCACGATCCTGGGAGTTGGCGCCGTGGATCGCCCCTTCGTGCCGGCGTCGTTCTCATGCGGCGGTTTGAATCCTGGTCAGGAAGTGGACATTGCCGCTCCTGGCGTCGACATATTTTCGAGCTTGCCCGATGATAAGTATGACCGATGGGATGGCACCAGCATGGCGACTCCACATGTTGCTGGCGTTGCGGCTCTTATTGCTCAGTCTGATCCGAAGTTTCGCGGATGGGCGCTATGGGCGCGCTTGATTCAGCTTACAAAGCCCCTATCTTCCCCTGCTAGGGATGTTGGCAAGGGCCTGCTCCAGGCAAGAGGAAGCGGCGAGGTATGA
- a CDS encoding Lrp/AsnC family transcriptional regulator — protein sequence MDEPLDKLDLRLLQELQKDGRLTNNELGERIGLSPSQCSRRRTRLEAEGYIRSYRAYLDRQKLGLDMLVVISVTLATHNRDNARRFSQLINGLPEVLEAYALTGEMDYHLTVATRGLADLSKFVNDVLLPHESVQHVKTSIVLDTLKTFEGFPVLMPGH from the coding sequence ATGGATGAGCCACTCGATAAATTGGATCTGCGCCTGCTCCAGGAACTTCAAAAGGACGGCAGGCTGACGAACAACGAGTTGGGCGAGCGGATCGGGCTTTCACCGTCGCAATGTTCACGCCGGCGCACAAGACTGGAGGCTGAAGGATATATCCGCAGCTACCGCGCCTACCTCGATCGGCAGAAGCTTGGTCTCGATATGCTGGTGGTCATCTCCGTGACGCTTGCGACCCATAACAGAGACAATGCCCGCCGGTTTTCGCAACTGATCAACGGACTGCCGGAAGTTCTCGAAGCCTATGCGCTGACCGGTGAAATGGACTATCACCTGACGGTCGCGACCCGCGGACTTGCCGACCTCTCCAAATTCGTCAACGACGTGCTGTTGCCCCACGAGTCGGTGCAACACGTGAAGACGTCCATCGTCCTCGACACGCTGAAGACATTCGAAGGCTTTCCGGTGCTGATGCCGGGTCACTGA
- a CDS encoding Lrp/AsnC family transcriptional regulator, which produces MKEPGNFRRKLLQLVQADGSLSLADLAEKAGMSQSSAWRKIQELEADGVIRKRVTLLDPGKLDLKLCVIAHVTLENHHEEAVASFASMVLERPEIMECYALSGAFDYMLKIRASDVESYEAFMTRYLMRNPHVRTVVSSFVLRELKFSTELPL; this is translated from the coding sequence ATGAAAGAACCTGGGAATTTTCGTCGCAAGCTTCTGCAACTCGTCCAGGCCGACGGCAGCCTGTCGCTGGCCGACCTGGCGGAAAAGGCCGGCATGTCACAGAGCTCGGCATGGCGGAAGATCCAGGAGCTGGAAGCCGACGGCGTCATCCGCAAGCGTGTGACATTGCTCGATCCAGGAAAACTTGATCTCAAGCTCTGCGTGATCGCGCATGTGACGCTGGAGAATCACCACGAAGAGGCGGTCGCATCTTTCGCTTCGATGGTGCTGGAGCGGCCTGAGATCATGGAATGCTACGCCCTGTCAGGCGCCTTCGACTACATGCTGAAGATAAGGGCAAGCGACGTGGAAAGCTACGAAGCCTTCATGACCCGCTATCTCATGCGCAACCCGCATGTGCGCACGGTCGTCTCGAGCTTCGTGCTGCGCGAGCTGAAATTCTCGACCGAATTGCCACTCTAG
- a CDS encoding peroxidase family protein, with product MAIVFQSHGGAEKERAVPGPSVRAGRPATGDVAVDEEADFGYFVPPLDAPENYLPNTAETLGELDELGEMMIDVVATPTSEDPTEDSTLPPVFTYWGQFLDHELTARTDREGAISSMVNAHPPVASSTVESQFRNARSPRFDLDSVYGGSAVGEGIDADVVKVISGLRHPTLTNKMRVGTAVDPGPLPDNLDEHRDLPRYGQVQSSVREAALRLAQAAMTPEAFQKFSDSLPQRAIIGDNRNDENLVVAQFHLSFLRFHNKAVDYLASHDTGWIADFSSAQALTRLHYQWLIVEGYLKGVCDPVVVDRVVNDRASHFFKFRAEFDARRQNTRLGNALPLEFSTAAYRFGHSMVRTFYDYNKNFGRPGTGFLPRATLKLLFEFTGGGGRLDDDKKLPKNWIIDWTRFTGADPHDASDGEPARLARRIDTELAPPLHTLFKEGEDQADQQLKELFKNLARRNLRRGYNLRLPTKVPPSSGLQSQAPDGPGFAQASQANWRGAVLADPRCLSIVRREARFEELPRRHCIAFPRAYADLVLHSGRSRGCRRKSIGRSRELSRGVDLRGRAACGSGLGSFAWVHAQSEPSQDARQLTDRLDHQMDAVRGGHAIVLARLLPRRTAARQTAISSGFTTLWLRKRGRNHPAILP from the coding sequence ATGGCAATCGTTTTTCAATCGCACGGGGGTGCGGAGAAAGAGCGCGCAGTTCCAGGGCCGAGCGTTCGGGCCGGGCGGCCAGCGACGGGTGACGTCGCGGTCGATGAAGAAGCTGACTTCGGTTATTTCGTACCGCCATTAGATGCGCCAGAGAATTACCTTCCCAACACGGCGGAAACGCTTGGGGAACTCGATGAGCTCGGCGAAATGATGATCGATGTTGTCGCGACGCCGACGAGCGAGGATCCGACGGAAGATTCCACGCTCCCGCCTGTCTTCACATATTGGGGACAATTCCTGGATCACGAGCTGACGGCCCGAACTGATCGCGAAGGGGCGATCTCGAGCATGGTCAACGCTCACCCGCCTGTCGCCTCGTCGACAGTGGAGAGCCAGTTCAGAAATGCTCGCTCGCCCCGTTTCGATCTGGATAGTGTCTACGGCGGATCTGCCGTCGGCGAGGGGATAGATGCAGATGTTGTCAAAGTGATCTCCGGCCTTCGCCACCCCACGCTGACAAACAAAATGCGTGTAGGGACAGCCGTCGATCCGGGGCCGCTTCCAGACAACCTCGACGAACATCGCGACCTTCCTCGTTATGGCCAGGTCCAGTCGTCTGTCCGGGAGGCGGCTTTACGTCTGGCTCAGGCCGCGATGACTCCCGAGGCGTTTCAGAAATTCTCCGATAGCTTGCCCCAGCGGGCGATAATCGGGGATAATCGCAACGATGAAAATCTTGTCGTCGCGCAGTTCCATCTGAGCTTTCTCCGGTTTCATAACAAGGCAGTCGACTATCTTGCATCGCATGACACGGGCTGGATCGCCGATTTCAGCTCAGCGCAGGCTCTGACAAGACTTCATTACCAATGGTTGATTGTAGAAGGATATCTCAAGGGCGTTTGCGATCCGGTTGTGGTGGACCGCGTCGTCAACGATCGGGCATCTCATTTCTTCAAATTCAGAGCCGAGTTCGATGCCCGGAGGCAGAATACCCGGCTCGGCAATGCTCTGCCGTTGGAGTTCTCCACCGCAGCCTATCGGTTCGGTCATTCCATGGTCAGAACCTTCTATGACTACAACAAGAACTTTGGGCGGCCGGGCACAGGTTTTCTACCGCGCGCCACCTTGAAGTTGCTTTTCGAATTCACTGGCGGCGGCGGCAGGCTGGATGACGACAAGAAGCTGCCCAAGAATTGGATAATCGACTGGACGCGCTTTACGGGAGCCGATCCCCATGATGCGAGCGATGGGGAGCCGGCCCGTCTTGCCAGGAGGATCGATACGGAGCTTGCTCCGCCATTGCATACGCTGTTCAAGGAGGGGGAGGACCAGGCCGACCAACAGCTCAAGGAGTTGTTCAAGAACCTGGCAAGGAGGAACCTTCGTCGGGGCTACAATCTCAGGCTCCCGACGAAGGTTCCTCCTTCGTCGGGGCTACAATCTCAGGCTCCCGACGGGCCAGGCTTTGCACAAGCATCTCAGGCAAATTGGCGCGGTGCAGTCCTCGCCGATCCAAGATGTCTCAGCATTGTTCGCCGCGAAGCCCGATTTGAAGAACTTCCTCGCCGGCACTGCATCGCGTTTCCACGAGCGTACGCCGATCTGGTTCTACATTCTGGCCGAAGCCGAGGCTGCAGGCGGAAATCGATTGGGCGAAGTCGGGAGCTGTCTCGTGGCGTCGACCTTCGTGGGCGTGCTGCTTGCGGATCCGGACTCGGCTCTTTCGCGTGGGTTCACGCCCAGTCAGAGCCCTCTCAAGATGCCAGACAACTCACCGATCGACTCGATCATCAAATGGATGCGGTTCGCGGCGGTCATGCCATAGTGCTCGCAAGACTGTTGCCTCGCCGCACCGCGGCGAGGCAAACCGCCATATCATCGGGGTTCACGACGCTTTGGCTTCGAAAGCGGGGGCGAAATCACCCAGCGATTTTGCCTTGA
- a CDS encoding phenylalanine 4-monooxygenase, protein MTKESSYTAKLPGPDGLYDYAPDEDAIWGELYRRQMKLLADTACREYLDGVKMLGLKPDKVPQLLDVNRRLNETTGFGVEGVPALIPPSRFYELLSQGKFPLATFLRRREHIDYIEEPDLFHEVFGHCPMLTDQSYANFVRHFGETAVRLGKGYSWHLFRIFWFTVEFGLINTPQGRRCFGAGIVSSPSEAKAAMEGKACEFRPFDLLSVLRTPYRIDILQPIYYVIDGFADLEAIVEQDIEATILKAKSLGDFAPAFEAKAS, encoded by the coding sequence GTGACAAAGGAAAGCAGCTACACCGCCAAACTGCCCGGCCCGGACGGTTTGTATGACTACGCTCCGGATGAAGATGCAATCTGGGGTGAACTCTACCGGCGTCAGATGAAACTGCTGGCCGATACAGCCTGCCGCGAATATCTGGACGGCGTCAAAATGCTAGGGTTGAAGCCGGATAAGGTGCCTCAGCTTCTCGACGTCAACAGACGCCTGAACGAGACCACCGGCTTCGGCGTCGAAGGCGTGCCGGCGCTCATTCCGCCCTCACGCTTTTATGAGCTTCTGTCGCAAGGCAAATTCCCGCTCGCAACCTTCCTGCGCCGTCGCGAACATATCGACTATATCGAGGAACCGGACCTGTTCCACGAGGTTTTCGGCCATTGCCCCATGCTGACCGACCAGAGCTATGCCAATTTCGTCCGGCATTTCGGCGAAACCGCCGTCCGCCTCGGCAAGGGCTATTCATGGCACCTGTTCAGGATCTTCTGGTTCACCGTCGAATTCGGCCTGATTAATACGCCGCAAGGCCGCCGCTGCTTCGGCGCGGGCATCGTCTCATCGCCAAGCGAAGCGAAGGCGGCAATGGAAGGCAAGGCGTGCGAATTCCGGCCGTTCGATCTGCTGAGCGTGCTCCGGACGCCCTATCGGATCGATATCCTCCAGCCGATCTACTATGTCATCGACGGCTTCGCCGATCTTGAAGCGATCGTGGAGCAGGATATCGAGGCCACTATCCTCAAGGCAAAATCGCTGGGTGATTTCGCCCCCGCTTTCGAAGCCAAAGCGTCGTGA